The Musa acuminata AAA Group cultivar baxijiao chromosome BXJ1-3, Cavendish_Baxijiao_AAA, whole genome shotgun sequence genome window below encodes:
- the LOC135639174 gene encoding uncharacterized protein LOC135639174 yields the protein MVQSSTTVPYCSRSSEASDDVECSGNSCRSCTAVLVANCIALGCCPCAVVNMLTLTLVKVPWMVSRRWWQSLKRRGASQRRRVADVATVGREGTSSETKRNYKWNEEGVVGERKGHSGRGSLPSSLGANDGVWEELYRVGNWGFGRVSFSGTQREWHSGKNTSGDDELGEQR from the exons ATGGTTCAATCTTCGACAACAGTGCCATATTGCTCCAG GTCAAGCGAGGCCAGCGATGACGTCGAGTGCTCCGGCAACTCATGTCGTTCGTGCACCGCAGTCCTCGTCGCCAACTGCATCGCGTTAGGCTGCTGCCCGTGCGCCGTCGTGAACATGCTGACGCTGACCTTGGTGAAGGTCCCGTGGATGGTGTCGAGGCGGTGGTGGCAGTCGCTGAAGAGAAGAGGAGCTTCTCAGCGAAGAAGAGTGGCCGATGTGGCGACCGTGGGAAGAGAAGGAACGAGCTCAGAGACGAAGAGGAACTACAAGTGGAACGAAGAGGGTGTTGTGGGGGAAAGAAAGGGTCACAGTGGGCGTGGAAGCTTACCTTCAAGTCTTGGAGCTAACGATGGAGTTTGGGAGGAGTTGTATCGAGTAGGGAACTGGGGGTTCGGGAGAGTATCCTTCTCGGGCACTCAAAGAGAGTGGCATTCAGGGAAGAACACCTCCGGTGATGACGAGCTTGGAGAGCAGCGCTAG
- the LOC135634972 gene encoding pentatricopeptide repeat-containing protein At1g71420-like: MVEPIASLRRMAAAVATTTLSDATPPPCLSPPDEYSLRILRLCASDHLPHIHSALGSPSAVHPSAFAALFHACARRRLLFLGRCLHRFMLSLLPWPPDLFVANHLLNMYAKCGRLDLARRVFKEMPRRNLVSWTALLSGFAQHGHHDDCFGLLAGMLPHHLPNEFALATALSSCAGAARGFRGRQVHALASKIYLDANVFVGNALITMYSSCYGQCDDSWAVFRTMPFQNLVTWNSMIAGFRQNGQLDRSLELFVEMQRGGLGFDRATLVSVISSCSCLQHCRQLHSPVIKTCYDYEVEVATALVKAYSIVGGGTDDCYGVFGGVREHDIVSWTGIMTSFAEQLPAEAIRLFCQLRYKNYSPDRYTFSIVVKACSGFATERHCSAVHSLIEKSGFGDDLVLSNALIHAYARCGSIVMAEHIFERMVVHDVVSWNSMIKAYAAHGRGRKALGVFRCMDIPPDSATFVGLLTACSHSGLVNEGRDLFNSMLKAYGIAPQLDHFACMVDILGRAGNLQEAEDLINQMEVEPDFVVWSALLGACRKHKEARIAEKAAQRLMELKPKNSIGYVMMSNIHYDRGNLEDASFIRKDMKECGVKKEPGLSWIEIENHIHRFSVGARHHPQRKAIYAELNRLVDSLKEIGYVVDTRLVHHETQEHKEERLLHHSEKLALAFALMNTSASKTNLKIMKNLRICEDCHKFFKLASSYLQKEIIVRDANRFHHFVDGECSCGDFW, from the coding sequence atGGTCGAACCCATCGCTTCCCTCCGTCGCATGGCAGCGGCGGTCGCCACCACCACGCTCTCCGACGCTACGCCACCTCCTTGCCTTTCTCCTCCCGACGAATATTCACTTCGTATTCTTCGCCTCTGCGCTTCCGACCACCTCCCGCATATCCACTCCGCCCTCGGATCACCTTCCGCTGTCCACCCCTCAGCCTTCGCCGCCCTCTTCCACGCCTGCGCCCGTCGCCGCCTCCTATTTCTTGGCAGATGCCTCCACCGCTTCATGCTCTCCCTTCTTCCGTGGCCGCCCGATCTCTTCGTCGCCAACCATCTTCTCAACATGTATGCCAAGTGCGGCCGCCTCGACCTTGCCCGCCGCGTGTTCAAGGAAATGCCCCGCCGCAACCTCGTCTCTTGGACCGCCCTCCTTTCCGGGTTCGCTCAGCACGGCCATCACGATGATTGCTTCGGCCTCCTCGCTGGCATGCTCCCTCACCACCTCCCCAATGAGTTCGCCCTCGCCACCGCCCTCAGCTCCTGCGCTGGGGCAGCTCGTGGTTTCCGAGGCCGCCAGGTACACGCCCTTGCCTCTAAGATCTACCTCGATGCCAATGTATTCGTGGGCAACGCCCTGATCACTATGTACTCCAGCTGCTATGGCCAGTGCGACGATAGCTGGGCCGTCTTTCGGACGATGCCTTTCCAGAACCTCGTCACTTGGAATTCGATGATTGCAGGGTTCCGACAGAATGGTCAGCTGGACCGGTCGCTTGAGCTTTTTGTGGAAATGCAACGAGGTGGCCTTGGGTTCGATCGTGCCACATTAGTTAGTGTCATCTCCTCGTGTTCTTGCCTTCAGCATTGCCGGCAGTTGCACTCTCCCGTCATTAAAACTTGTTATGATTATGAGGTTGAGGTTGCAACTGCTCTCGTCAAGGCATACTCCATTGTGGGTGGCGGCACCGATGACTGTTATGGAGTATTCGGTGGGGTTAGGGAACATGACATTGTGTCTTGGACGGGCATAATGACTTCATTTGCCGAGCAGCTGCCTGCAGAGGCAATTCGGCTCTTTTGCCAACTGCGCTACAAGAATTACAGTCCTGATAGATACACATTTTCTATTGTGGTGAAGGCCTGTTCAGGCTTCGCAACAGAGCGGCACTGCTCTGCTGTCCATTCACTAATTGAGAAGTCTGGGTTTGGAGATGATTTGGTTCTTTCAAATGCATTAATCCATGCCTATGCTCGGTGTGGTAGCATTGTCATGGCAGAACATATCTTTGAGAGAATGGTGGTTCACGATGTAGTGTCATGGAACTCAATGATCAAGGCTTATGCTGCTCATGGGCGTGGGAGGAAGGCACTTGGAGTTTTTAGATGTATGGATATTCCACCTGATTCTGCTACCTTTGTTGGGCTTCTAACTGCATGTAGCCATAGCGGGCTTGTAAACGAAGGCCGGGATCTCTTCAATTCTATGTTGAAAGCATATGGGATTGCTCCTCAGCTCGATCATTTTGCTTGTATGGTCGATATTCTTGGACGTGCTGGGAACTTGCAAGAGGCTGAGGATCTGATAAATCAAATGGAAGTGGAACCGGACTTTGTTGTATGGAGTGCATTGCTTGGAGCATGCAGGAAGCACAAGGAGGCTAGGATTGCAGAAAAAGCAGCCCAAAGGCTGATGGAATTGAAGCCCAAGAATTCAATTGGGTATGTGATGATGTCCAACATCCATTATGATAGGGGTAACCTAGAGGATGCATCCTTTATTAGGAAGGATATGAAAGAGTGTGGAGTGAAGAAGGAACCTGGGCTTAGCTGGATTGAGATCGAGAATCACATTCATAGGTTTTCAGTAGGTGCACGGCACCATCCACAAAGGAAGGCAATATATGCTGAGCTCAATCGGCTAGTGGATAGTCTTAAGGAAATTGGTTATGTGGTGGATACCCGATTAGTGCATCATGAGACTCAGGAGCACAAGGAAGAGCGGCTGTTGCATCACAGTGAGAAATTGGCCTTGGCTTTTGCACTTATGAACACTTCTGCTAGTAAGACTAATTTAAAGattatgaagaacttgagaatctgTGAGGATTGCCACAAGTTCTTCAAGTTGGCATCCAGTTATTTGCAGAAAGAGATTATAGTGAGGGATGCAAACCGTTTCCATCATTTTGTTGATGGAGAGTGCTCATGTGGTGACTTTTGGTAA
- the LOC103979763 gene encoding uncharacterized protein LOC103979763, which translates to MADKEMGKFFDTTVNKGKECTLAVSSAVGSLVQFHQNLQNCLKAHLRKVVKNRQKFDARSPLTLVDRESPIALDTDFHKQLDAWKENSSWVDQPPEIKVSVPKGSLCNLNVNFKVGLPPDAIYNIVTDPENKRVFKNIKEVISRKVLIDEGLRQVVEVEQAAIWRFLWWSGTISVHVIVDQNRKDHTVKFQQGKSGFMKRFEGCWKVEPLFVDEHLCQPFKPRTWDNYNTCTQGKGRVGSIVSLDQLIQPSLVPPPPISWYLRGITTRTTEMLISDLIAEAARLRGAISRAEARKKELETDDDERENAPNSSYAPDDIKKRWQRRRDRRHNKRIRLPVH; encoded by the exons ATGGCTGACAAAGAAATGGGGAAATTTTTTGACACCACTGTGAACAAAGGAAAAGAGTGCACCTTGGCAGTTAGTTCAGCAGTTGGTTCTCTTGTGCAGTTCCATCAGAATCTTCAGAATTGTTTAAAG GCACACCTGAGGAAAGTCGTGAAGAACAGACAGAAATTTGATGCTAGAAGTCCTCTGACGCTGGTGGACAGAGAATCACCCATTGCTTTGGACACCGACTTTCACAAGCAGCTAGACGCCTGGAAAGAAAACTCATCCTGGGTTGATCAGCCACCAGAGATCAAG GTTTCTGTACCCAAAGGATCTCTTTGCAATTTGAATGTGAATTTCAAGGTTGGCTTACCCCCAGATGCAATATATAACATTGTCACCGACCCAGAAAACAAAAGGGTGTTCAAGAACATAAAG GAAGTAATATCCAGAAAGGTGTTAATAGATGAGGGCTTAAGGCAGGTTGTGGAGGTGGAGCAAGCAGCAATATGGAGGTTTCTTTGGTGGTCTGGAACTATATCGGTTCATGTCATAGTTGATCAAAACCGGAAAGACCATACG GTCAAATTCCAGCAAGGGAAATCAGGGTTTATGAAAAGATTCGAGGGTTGTTGGAAAGTAGAACCATTATTTGTCGATGAACACTTATGCCAACCTTTCAAGCCAAGAACATGGGACAATTACAATACTTGCACGCAGGGCAAAGGAAGAGTTGGATCCATTGTGAGTTTAGACCAGCTGATCCAGCCATCTCTTGTCCCACCACCACCTATTTCATGGTATCTGAGGGGAATAACCACGAGAACCACGGAGATGCTTATAAGTGACCTTATCGCTGAGGCTGCAAGGTTAAGGGGTGCAATCAGTCGTGCAGAAGCGAGGAAGAAGGAGCTTGAAACAGATGATGATGAACGTGAGAATGCGCCGAACTCATCCTATGCTCCCGATGATATCAAAAAGAGATGGCAGCGAAGACGAGATAGGCGACACAACAAGAGAATACGTTTGCCGGTGCATTAA
- the LOC135634994 gene encoding GATA transcription factor 15-like produces the protein MLHRCGHQSSSYPCSCGSAYFSVVFPVMGKQSTDEDHDVARSGCSSPSSVDCTLSLGTPSTRQTENKAAAAAASSTMFQRPSCVSSFGQDIISQSKRRSNAFYGGATNGSNFGGDPLLLARRCANCDTTSTPLWRNGPRGPKSLCNACGIRYKKEERRTAASMAPPSSSSPVTSAAGEKQLRSPWSCYDSSATKGDSSIAMYDDDTAGHGEASYLAPSPQFSARNRPSLSQYH, from the exons ATGTTGCACCGGTGCGGCCACCAGAGCAGCTCGTATCCGTGCTCGTGCGGGTCCGCCTACTTCTCTGTTGTCTTCCCGGTGATGGGAAAGCAGTCTACGGATGAAGACCATGATGTCGCACGTTCCGGTTGCTCCTCCCCCTCCTCGGTGGACTGCACCTTGTCACTAGGGACCCCTTCCACGCGCCAAACCGAGAAcaaggccgccgccgccgccgcctcctccaccATGTTCCAGCGGCCGTCGTGCGTGTCTAGCTTCGGCCAGGATATCATTTCGCAGTCCAAGAGGAGATCGAATGCGTTCTACGGTGGAGCTACCAACGGCTCCAACTTTGGCGGCGACCCTCTTCTTCTCGCTCGTAGGTGCGCCAACTGCGACACCACCTCGACTCCGCTGTGGAGGAACGGTCCACGAGGCCCCAAG TCGTTGTGCAATGCGTGCGGCATTCGCTACAAGAAAGAAGAGCGGCGTACGGCGGCGTCGATGGCGCCACCTTCGTCGTCGTCGCCGGTGACATCGGCAGCAGGGGAGAAACAGCTGCGGTCACCATGGAGTTGCTACGATTCGTCCGCAACGAAAGGCGACTCATCCATCGCCATGTACGACGACGACACGGCGGGCCATGGGGAGGCGTCCTACCTCGCGCCTTCGCCTCAGTTCTCGGCCCGAAACAGGCCCAGCCTATCTCAATACCATTAG
- the LOC103980052 gene encoding zinc-finger homeodomain protein 6-like, which translates to MEFRNPGEMGIPSSSSGYNASLGVRSAFSKPTLSPSSSLVSPRGAAVDGGGVGGGPRNGDILGNTKPSNLVSNLIALDHRPGSLGNNADQASISNSSPGVAGVGVSVNSEPAASATTTVTAADIPTKYKECLRNHAAALGGHVVDGCGEFMPNGDPDTPEALKCAACGCHRSFHRRETEGGANAVNSYYHGTTRPPLLLPPPHPQAQLHHHQKHFQLGGFSSSPSPALPGSPGFVHFGGNNPSGNGGTTTESSSEEMIDTGTPTPSAMPKKRFRTKFTAEQKEKMLAFAERWRIQRQDDAVVEQFCSEIGVRRQVLKVWMHNNKHMITRKQQQRQQL; encoded by the coding sequence ATGGAGTTTAGGAATCCCGGTGAGATGGGGATACCTTCTTCCTCTTCTGGTTATAACGCTTCTCTCGGCGTCAGATCGGCCTTCTCTAAACCCACACTCTCCCCCTCTTCGTCTCTTGTCTCCCCAAGAGGAGCAGCAGTCGATGGTGGTGGCGTTGGAGGCGGACCAAGAAATGGTGACATCCTTGGCAACACCAAACCATCAAATCTTGTGTCCAACCTCATTGCCTTGGATCATCGTCCCGGGTCTCTGGGGAACAACGCAGATCAAGCATCCATCTCCAATTCGTCTCCGGGTGTAGCAGGTGTGGGTGTATCGGTCAACTCCGAACCGGCAGCTAGCGCCACCACCACCGTGACCGCAGCTGATATCCCCACCAAGTACAAAGAATGCCTTCGCAACCACGCGGCCGCCTTAGGCGGCCACGTCGTCGACGGCTGCGGCGAGTTCATGCCGAATGGCGACCCTGACACGCCCGAGGCACTCAAGTGTGCAGCCTGCGGCTGCCACCGTAGCTTCCACCGCAGAGAGACCGAGGGCGGCGCCAACGCCGTCAATTCCTACTACCATGGCACCACTCGCCCACCCCTGTTACTCCCGCCTCCCCATCCCCAAGCGCAACTCCACCACCACCAGAAACACTTCCAGCTCGGCGGCTTCTCGTCGAGCCCTTCACCGGCCCTGCCGGGGTCGCCGGGCTTCGTCCATTTCGGTGGCAACAACCCCAGCGGGAACGGAGGCACCACCACAGAGTCGTCCAGCGAGGAAATGATAGACACCGGGACGCCGACGCCCTCGGCCATGCCAAAGAAGCGGTTTCGAACCAAATTCACGGCGGAGCAGAAGGAGAAAATGCTGGCTTTTGCTGAGAGGTGGAGGATTCAGAGGCAAGATGATGCAGTGGTCGAGCAATTCTGCTCGGAGATTGGAGTGAGGAGACAGGTCCTCAAGGTCTGGATGCACAACAATAAGCACATGATTACTAgaaagcagcagcagcggcagcagctgTAG
- the LOC103979761 gene encoding pentatricopeptide repeat-containing protein At5g66520: MSVSQRLVRSRHLIQTNNGCTSRYLCPLNLRATVMIPRRKPMAALLLPLPNSVLLRPPAACTSVVDKCSDVEGLKQIHATMVKTGLVLDAVPASRLLAALCRSPDDGSLTYALLFFERLRCRNTFMWNTMIRALSDSNLPEHAVILYCQMRSDAMPHNPYTFPFLLKACVALPSALPETQQVHSHIIKHGFASEVYTANSLLRVYAKSGCTGSARKLFDRMPSRDAITWNSMIDGYAKSGRLEMARQLFDLMEEKNVVSWTSMITGCVENCLFKEALELFGEMLVTEVEADARALTSALTACTHLGALDQGRWIHTYIKKRQMQLDPALGCVLVDMYAKCGELDEALSIFEMIRERNVAVWTAMIAGLAVHGLGREALDLFKEMEEAGVKPNHITVTSALTACSYAGMVEEGGSLFERITKEYNMSPSVEHYGCMVDVLGRAGMLKEAEDLINAMPFDPNAAVWGALANACRIHRNFELGKHVGKMLIELEPEQSGRYIQLASILAAEGSWKQSLTTRKLMRERGVLKLPGCSSISVKGSVHEFVVGDRSHPQAEKIHLEWERILRRLRKEGYVASTDQLLLDLEEEEKEAAVGWHSEKLAIAFGFISTEPGTTIRIVKNLRVCADCHAVSKLISKVYRRKIVMRDRARFHVFVDGTCSCKDYW; encoded by the coding sequence ATGTCAGTATCTCAACGTCTGGTGCGAAGCAGACACCTTATCCAAACAAACAACGGATGCACCTCACGATATCTTTGTCCTCTCAATCTCAGAGCCACTGTGATGATTCCTCGCCGAAAGCCAATGGCAGCATTGCTGCTTCCCCTTCCAAACAGTGTCCTCCTCAGGCCACCGGCCGCGTGCACTTCAGTGGTGGATAAATGTTCAGACGTGGAAGGCCTCAAGCAGATCCATGCCACCATGGTCAAGACCGGCCTCGTCCTCGACGCCGTTCCCGCCAGCCGGCTGCTGGCCGCCCTGTGCCGGTCCCCCGACGACGGCAGCCTGACCTATGCGCTTCTCTTCTTCGAACGACTCCGGTGTCGCAACACCTTCATGTGGAATACCATGATCAGAGCCTTGTCCGACAGCAATCTCCCCGAGCACGCCGTGATCTTGTACTGCCAGATGCGTTCCGATGCGATGCCGCACAATCCTTACACCTTCCCCTTCTTGCTCAAAGCCTGTGTCGCGTTGCCGTCAGCCTTGCCGGAAACCCAACAAGTGCACAGTCATATCATCAAACATGGATTCGCCTCCGAGGTATACACCGCCAATTCGCTTCTTCGTGTCTACGCCAAGTCCGGCTGCACCGGTTCCGCCCGCAAGCTTTTCGACAGGATGCCGTCCCGAGACGCCATCACCTGGAACTCCATGATCGATGGATATGCGAAGAGCGGAAGGCTTGAGATGGCACGCCAACTGTTCGATCTGATGGAAGAAAAGAACGTGGTGTCGTGGACGTCGATGATCACCGGGTGTGTCGAGAATTGCCTCTTTAAGGAAGCCTTGGAGCTCTTTGGCGAGATGCTAGTTACGGAGGTCGAAGCAGATGCCAGGGCGCTCACCAGTGCGCTGACAGCATGTACCCACCTTGGGGCTTTGGATCAAGGAAGATGGATACACACGTACATAAAGAAAAGGCAGATGCAATTAGATCCCGCTCTGGGATGTGTCCTCGTTGACATGTACGCCAAATGTGGCGAACTCGATGAAGCACTAAGCATCTTCGAGATGATAAGGGAGAGAAATGTGGCTGTGTGGACCGCCATGATCGCCGGTCTTGCCGTTCACGGCCTAGGAAGGGAGGCGCTCGATCTGTTTAAGGAGATGGAGGAAGCGGGAGTAAAGCCCAATCATATTACCGTCACCAGTGCGCTGACGGCGTGCAGCTATGCGGGAATGGTGGAGGAGGGAGGATCTCTTTTCGAAAGAATCACAAAGGAGTACAACATGAGCCCATCCGTCGAACACTATGGGTGCATGGTCGACGTCCTCGGCAGAGCGGGGATGCTGAAGGAAGCAGAGGACTTGATCAACGCGATGCCCTTCGACCCCAACGCTGCGGTCTGGGGAGCACTGGCCAACGCCTGTCGGATTCACAGAAACTTCGAGCTAGGAAAGCACGTAGGAAAGATGCTGATCGAGCTGGAACCGGAACAGAGTGGCCGATACATACAGTTGGCCAGCATTCTCGCTGCCGAAGGTAGCTGGAAACAGTCCCTGACGACGAGGAAGCTGATGAGAGAAAGAGGAGTGCTGAAGCTTCCCGGATGCAGCTCGATCAGCGTGAAGGGAAGTGTTCACGAGTTCGTCGTCGGAGACAGGTCACACCCTCAGGCCGAGAAGATACATCTGGAGTGGGAGAGAATCCTGAGAAGATTGAGGAAGGAAGGATATGTGGCGTCCACCGACCAGCTACTGCTGGActtggaggaagaagagaaagaagctgCGGTGGGATGGCACAGCGAGAAGCTGGCTATTGCCTTCGGATTCATCAGCACCGAGCCAGGGACGACGATCCGGATAGTGAAGAATCTGAGAGTATGCGCCGACTGCCACGCCGTGTCGAAGCTCATCAGCAAAGTTTACCGACGCAAGATCGTGATGCGAGACAGGGCCAGATTCCATGTGTTCGTGGACGGCACTTGTTCCTGCAAGGATTACTGGTGA
- the LOC135634999 gene encoding dihydroflavonol 4-reductase-like isoform X1 produces the protein MKGPVVVTGASGYIGTWLVMKLLQKGYVVRATVRDPTNQKKIKPLVELPGSVERLTIWRADLEEEGSFDEAVKGCEGVFHVATPMDFESKDPENEIIKPTVDGVLSIMRSCKEAGTVKRVVFTSSAGTVNVQEQQQPQYDESSWSDIDFCRRVKMTGWMYFVSKSLAEKAACEFARENGIDLISIIPTLVVGPFITTTMPPSMITALSLITGNEAHYSILKQVQLVHLDDLCDTHVFLYEHPDANGRYICSSHDATIYDLAKMFRARYPQYNIPQQFEGIDETIERVHFSSKKLTDLGYKFRYTMEDMFDAAIESCWEKHLIPLRTAEEQCSEVGNPLPLATETPSEFSEEKALMA, from the exons atgaaggggCCGGTGGTGGTGACTGGGGCCTCGGGATACATCGGGACATGGCTGGTGATGAAGCTTCTGCAGAAGGGGTACGTGGTCAGGGCCACCGTGCGAGACCCCA CGAACCAGAAGAAGATCAAGCCGCTGGTGGAGCTGCCGGGATCGGTTGAGCGGCTCACCATCTGGCGAGCGGACttggaagaagaaggaagcttcGATGAGGCGGTCAAGGGATGCGAGGGAGTGTTCCATGTGGCCACTCCCATGGATTTCGAGTCCAAAGACCCTGAG AACGAGATCATCAAGCCCACGGTCGACGGAGTGCTGAGCATCATGAGGTCCTGCAAGGAAGCCGGGACGGTCAAGCGCGTCGTCTTCACTTCCTCCGCCGGCACCGTCAACGTGCAGGAGCAGCAACAGCCCCAGTACGACGAGAGCTCCTGGAGCGACATCGACTTCTGCCGCCGCGTCAAGATGACCGGATGG ATGTACTTCGTGTCCAAATCTCTGGCCGAGAAGGCAGCGTGCGAGTTTGCGAGGGAGAATGGCATCGACCTCATCAGCATCATCCCGACTCTTGTCGTCGGCCCCTTCATCACCACGACCATGCCGCCCAGCATGATCACCGCGTTGTCACTCATCACAG GAAACGAAGCTCACTATTCGATCTTGAAGCAAGTTCAACTGGTTCACTTGGATGACCTGTGTGATACCCACGTCTTCCTGTACGAGCACCCTGATGCAAATGGGAGATACATCtgctcctctcatgacgccaccaTATACGATCTCGCCAAGATGTTCCGAGCGCGATACCCCCAGTACAACATCCCTCAGCA GTTCGAAGGGATCGATGAAACCATCGAACGGGTGCACTTCTCCTCCAAGAAACTCACCGACCTGGGTTACAAGTTCCGGTACACGATGGAGGACATGTTCGATGCCGCCATCGAGTCGTGCTGGGAGAAGCATCTGATACCACTCCGTACAGCAGAGGAACAGTGCAGTGAGGTGGGCAATCCTCTGCCTCTGGCAACAGAGACACCGAGTGAGTTCAGTGAAGAGAAGGCCCTGATGGCTTGA
- the LOC135634999 gene encoding dihydroflavonol 4-reductase-like isoform X2: MDFESKDPENEIIKPTVDGVLSIMRSCKEAGTVKRVVFTSSAGTVNVQEQQQPQYDESSWSDIDFCRRVKMTGWMYFVSKSLAEKAACEFARENGIDLISIIPTLVVGPFITTTMPPSMITALSLITGNEAHYSILKQVQLVHLDDLCDTHVFLYEHPDANGRYICSSHDATIYDLAKMFRARYPQYNIPQQFEGIDETIERVHFSSKKLTDLGYKFRYTMEDMFDAAIESCWEKHLIPLRTAEEQCSEVGNPLPLATETPSEFSEEKALMA, translated from the exons ATGGATTTCGAGTCCAAAGACCCTGAG AACGAGATCATCAAGCCCACGGTCGACGGAGTGCTGAGCATCATGAGGTCCTGCAAGGAAGCCGGGACGGTCAAGCGCGTCGTCTTCACTTCCTCCGCCGGCACCGTCAACGTGCAGGAGCAGCAACAGCCCCAGTACGACGAGAGCTCCTGGAGCGACATCGACTTCTGCCGCCGCGTCAAGATGACCGGATGG ATGTACTTCGTGTCCAAATCTCTGGCCGAGAAGGCAGCGTGCGAGTTTGCGAGGGAGAATGGCATCGACCTCATCAGCATCATCCCGACTCTTGTCGTCGGCCCCTTCATCACCACGACCATGCCGCCCAGCATGATCACCGCGTTGTCACTCATCACAG GAAACGAAGCTCACTATTCGATCTTGAAGCAAGTTCAACTGGTTCACTTGGATGACCTGTGTGATACCCACGTCTTCCTGTACGAGCACCCTGATGCAAATGGGAGATACATCtgctcctctcatgacgccaccaTATACGATCTCGCCAAGATGTTCCGAGCGCGATACCCCCAGTACAACATCCCTCAGCA GTTCGAAGGGATCGATGAAACCATCGAACGGGTGCACTTCTCCTCCAAGAAACTCACCGACCTGGGTTACAAGTTCCGGTACACGATGGAGGACATGTTCGATGCCGCCATCGAGTCGTGCTGGGAGAAGCATCTGATACCACTCCGTACAGCAGAGGAACAGTGCAGTGAGGTGGGCAATCCTCTGCCTCTGGCAACAGAGACACCGAGTGAGTTCAGTGAAGAGAAGGCCCTGATGGCTTGA